The following coding sequences lie in one Zingiber officinale cultivar Zhangliang chromosome 2B, Zo_v1.1, whole genome shotgun sequence genomic window:
- the LOC122048571 gene encoding uncharacterized protein ECU03_1610-like: protein MAAGSGAMYGGRMFHNISKSFPNYLPVDSVRSGSIKPTGLRLQASRRSSSEANDQKDFGDTREISGRKESMKEYVEKAKDQAAAASEKAKQKAGEAAGKAKETAGAASEKAAETAEKTRETAAWAKDKAKEIAGAAREKAAETAEKTREKAKEGAGKVADAAQSIGEKAKQTVQGAWEVAKETTHKIKETVVGKDEETAPGDVGRKHRREKL from the exons ATGGCAGCAGGATCAGGCGCCATGTATGGAGGACGAATGTTCCATAACATCTCCAAGTCTTTCCCCAATTACCTGCCCGTCGATTCTGTCCGTTCGGGTTCCATCAAGCCCACCGGCCTTCGCCTCCAGGCCTCACGGCGGTCGTCTTCGGAGGCTAATGATCAGAAGGATTTCGGTGACACAAGGGAAATTAGTGGCCGGAAGGAGTCGATGAAGGAGTACGTGGAGAAGGCCAAGGATCAGGCGGCCGCTGCGTCGGAGAAGGCGAAGCAGAAGGCGGGAGAGGCCGCCGGGAAGGCGAAGGAGACAGCCGGCGCGGCGAGCGAGAAGGCGGCGGAGACGGCCGAGAAGACGAGGGAGACTGCGGCATGGGCGAAAGATAAGGCGAAGGAGATAGCCGGCGCGGCGCGAGAGAAGGCGGCGGAGACTGCCGAGAAGACTAGGGAG AAGGCGAAGGAGGGGGCGGGCAAGGTGGCGGACGCGGCGCAGAGCATAGGGGAGAAGGCGAAGCAGACGGTGCAGGGGGCCTGGGAGGTGGCCAAGGAGACGACGCACAAGATCAAGGAGACGGTGGTGGGGAAGGACGAGGAGACCGCGCCGGGGGATGTTGGCCGGAAGCACCGAAGGGAGAAGCTTTAG
- the LOC122049424 gene encoding protein RGF1 INDUCIBLE TRANSCRIPTION FACTOR 1-like, whose product MWRRGEYGSAAAAEAMPGWLGRLMEESFFVGCDAHGSRKKSEKNIFCLDCCTSICHHCATAHPSHPLLQVRRYVYNDVARLEDLERLIDCSYVQPYTINSAKVIFLKPRPQSRPFKGSGNLCLTCDRILQDPFHFCSLSCKVDHVLFKGEDLSSILLRFNELDFAFSRFENLRMDGAELAQEDEDEEEDDAGNFIGCSSTPGEKRKKKGGFFPQIVLSLSSRRKGAPQRSPLS is encoded by the exons ATGTGGAGAAGAGGCGAGTACGgatcggcggcggcggcggaggcaaTGCCGGGATGGCTGggaaggctgatggaggagagtTTTTTCGTCGGATGCGACGCCCATGGAAGCCGCAAGAAGAGCGAGAAGAACATCTTCTGCCTCGATTGCTGCACCAGCATCTGTCACCACTGCGCCACGGCTCACCCTTCCCACCCTCTCCTCCAG GTGAGACGATATGTGTACAACGACGTGGCTCGCCTGGAGGATCTGGAGAGGCTTATAGATTGCTCCTACGTTCAG CCCTACACTATCAACAGTGCCAAAGTGATTTTCCTTAAGCCAAGGCCTCAATCGAGGCCTTTCAAGGGCTCCGGGAACCTCTGCTTAACGTGTGACAGAATTCTCCAAGATCCATTCCACTTCTGTTCCCTCTCATGCAAG GTGGATCATGTCTTGTTTAAAGGGGAGGACCTATCCAGCATACTGTTAAGGTTCAATGAGTTGGATTTCGCCTTCTCTCGCTTTGAAAACCTTCGCATGGACGGAGCAGAACTCGCCCAGGAGGACGAGGACGAGGAGGAGGACGACGCGGGCAATTTCATCGGCTGCTCGAGCACCCCCggcgagaagaggaagaaaaagggcGGCTTCTTCCCACAAATAGTCCTGTCCTTGAGCAGCAGGAGGAAGGGGGCGCCTCAGAGGTCTCCCCTCTCCTGA